The following are encoded in a window of Drosophila simulans strain w501 chromosome 3L, Prin_Dsim_3.1, whole genome shotgun sequence genomic DNA:
- the LOC6738844 gene encoding pantothenate kinase 3 isoform X3 has product MMEDEQINLRNQLARAMPWFGMDIGGTLTKLVYFEPKDITPDEQDREAGILRNIRRYLTKNSAYGKTGHRDTHLQMDNVEIRKRRGSLHFIRFQTTDMGNFLSLAKQKGMAELVTTVCATGGGAFKFEQDFRDQVNMKLAKFDELDTLIKGILFADLHNRTECYYYENARDILKSEKQQFNFSQPFPFILVNVGSGVSILAVYGPDNYKRISGTSLGGGTFLGLCCLLTGCTSFEEAIQLATKGDNRKVDKLVKDIYGGDYNRFGLPGDLVASSFGQMHLNDKRGSVSREDLANATLVTITNNIGSIARMCALNEKIDRVVFVGNFLRVNPISMKLLAYAMEFWSNGTMKGLFLEHEGYFGALGCLLQFNGELAAALNDGVEHSIHTESDSASEAAQTSSSADEPPEKAPTSKHSTR; this is encoded by the exons ATGATGGAGGACGAACAGATTAACCTGCGCAATCAGTTGGCGAGGG CGATGCCATGGTTTGGCATGGACATCGGCGGCACCCTCACCAAGCTGGTCTACTTCGAGCCCAAGGACATAACGCCGGATGAGCAGGATCGCGAGGCTGGCATTTTGCGGAATATCCGACGCTACTTGACCAAAAACTCGGCGTACGGCAAAACCGGACATCGTGATACGCACCTACAG ATGGACAATGTCGAGATACGCAAAAGACGCGGTTCCTTGCATTTCATTCGCTTCCAGACCACGGACATGGGCAACTTTCTATCGCTGGCCAAGCAGAAGGGCATGGCCGAGCTGGTGACCACGGTTTGTGCCACCGGCGGTGGCGCCTTCAAGTTCGAGCAGGATTTTCGCGACCAAGTCAACATGAAGCTGGCCAAATTCGACGAGCTGGACACGCTCATCAAGGGCATTCTCTTCGCCGATCTGCACAATCGCACGGAGTGCTACTACTACGAAAACGCACGCGACATTCT AAAAAGCGAGAAGCAGCAGTTCAATTTCTCCCAACCGTTTCCGTTTATTCTGGTGAACGTCGGATCCGGAGTCTCTATCCTGGCGGTCTACGGTCCCGACAACTACAAGCGCATTTCGGGCACGAG CTTGGGCGGCGGTACATTCCTCGGCCTGTGTTGTCTACTCACCGGCTGTACATCCTTCGAAGAGGCCATCCAACTGGCCACCAAGGGTGACAATAGGAAGGTGGACAAGCTAGTTAAGGACATTTATGGCGGCGATTACAACCGCTTTGGTCTCCCCGGCGATTTGGTGGCGTCAAG CTTTGGCCAGATGCACCTCAACGACAAACGGGGTTCGGTATCACGTGAAGATCTGGCCAACGCCACGCTGGTCACCATAACGAATAATATCGGCTCCATAGCAAGGATGTGCGCGCTGAATGAGAAGATCGATAGG GTCGTCTTTGTGGGCAACTTTCTGCGAGTAAACCCCATTTCAATGAAGCTGCTGGCGTACGCAATGGAGTTCTGGTCCAATGGCACAATGAAGGGTCTCTTCCTGGAGCACGAGGGATACTTTGGGGCTCTGGGTTGCCTGCTGCAGTTCAACGGCGAGCTGGCAGCCGCCCTTAACGACGGAGTGGAGCATTCAATCCACACTGAATCCGATTCAGCTAGCGAAGCAGCACAGACGTCTTCTTCGGCGGACGAGCCGCCAGAAAAGGCGCCCACAAGCAAACACTCCACTAGATAG
- the LOC6738844 gene encoding pantothenate kinase 3 isoform X1, producing MKVPTRNSKYSFNLKIFKLHNDKKPTSPSPPTSPVISAKRNSWRASWRSALGSKSKSIATALDGSADPIDLEAEPAFFERSRCHSYCSSSSACTELPHPAIQIPQGDELMSMPWFGMDIGGTLTKLVYFEPKDITPDEQDREAGILRNIRRYLTKNSAYGKTGHRDTHLQMDNVEIRKRRGSLHFIRFQTTDMGNFLSLAKQKGMAELVTTVCATGGGAFKFEQDFRDQVNMKLAKFDELDTLIKGILFADLHNRTECYYYENARDILKSEKQQFNFSQPFPFILVNVGSGVSILAVYGPDNYKRISGTSLGGGTFLGLCCLLTGCTSFEEAIQLATKGDNRKVDKLVKDIYGGDYNRFGLPGDLVASSFGQMHLNDKRGSVSREDLANATLVTITNNIGSIARMCALNEKIDRVVFVGNFLRVNPISMKLLAYAMEFWSNGTMKGLFLEHEGYFGALGCLLQFNGELAAALNDGVEHSIHTESDSASEAAQTSSSADEPPEKAPTSKHSTR from the exons atgaaagtcCCCACGCGCAACTCGAAATACtcattcaatttgaaaatattcaagTTGCATAACGATAAGAAACCGACCAGCCCCAGTCCGCCAACCTCACCTGTGATCTCAGCGAAACGAAACTCATGGCGCGCTTCGTGGCGCTCAGCTCTGGGTTCCAAGAGCAAGTCCATCGCCACGGCCTTGGATGGCAGCGCAGATCCCATCGATTTGGAGGCGGAACCAGCGTTTTTCGAGCGCAGCAGGTGCCACAGCTactgctcctcgtcctccgccTGCACCGAACTACCGCATCCCGCCATCCAGATTCCCCAAGGCGATGAGCTCATGT CGATGCCATGGTTTGGCATGGACATCGGCGGCACCCTCACCAAGCTGGTCTACTTCGAGCCCAAGGACATAACGCCGGATGAGCAGGATCGCGAGGCTGGCATTTTGCGGAATATCCGACGCTACTTGACCAAAAACTCGGCGTACGGCAAAACCGGACATCGTGATACGCACCTACAG ATGGACAATGTCGAGATACGCAAAAGACGCGGTTCCTTGCATTTCATTCGCTTCCAGACCACGGACATGGGCAACTTTCTATCGCTGGCCAAGCAGAAGGGCATGGCCGAGCTGGTGACCACGGTTTGTGCCACCGGCGGTGGCGCCTTCAAGTTCGAGCAGGATTTTCGCGACCAAGTCAACATGAAGCTGGCCAAATTCGACGAGCTGGACACGCTCATCAAGGGCATTCTCTTCGCCGATCTGCACAATCGCACGGAGTGCTACTACTACGAAAACGCACGCGACATTCT AAAAAGCGAGAAGCAGCAGTTCAATTTCTCCCAACCGTTTCCGTTTATTCTGGTGAACGTCGGATCCGGAGTCTCTATCCTGGCGGTCTACGGTCCCGACAACTACAAGCGCATTTCGGGCACGAG CTTGGGCGGCGGTACATTCCTCGGCCTGTGTTGTCTACTCACCGGCTGTACATCCTTCGAAGAGGCCATCCAACTGGCCACCAAGGGTGACAATAGGAAGGTGGACAAGCTAGTTAAGGACATTTATGGCGGCGATTACAACCGCTTTGGTCTCCCCGGCGATTTGGTGGCGTCAAG CTTTGGCCAGATGCACCTCAACGACAAACGGGGTTCGGTATCACGTGAAGATCTGGCCAACGCCACGCTGGTCACCATAACGAATAATATCGGCTCCATAGCAAGGATGTGCGCGCTGAATGAGAAGATCGATAGG GTCGTCTTTGTGGGCAACTTTCTGCGAGTAAACCCCATTTCAATGAAGCTGCTGGCGTACGCAATGGAGTTCTGGTCCAATGGCACAATGAAGGGTCTCTTCCTGGAGCACGAGGGATACTTTGGGGCTCTGGGTTGCCTGCTGCAGTTCAACGGCGAGCTGGCAGCCGCCCTTAACGACGGAGTGGAGCATTCAATCCACACTGAATCCGATTCAGCTAGCGAAGCAGCACAGACGTCTTCTTCGGCGGACGAGCCGCCAGAAAAGGCGCCCACAAGCAAACACTCCACTAGATAG
- the LOC6738844 gene encoding pantothenate kinase 3 isoform X2 — MPEALHFTSIFDLIIKSAMPWFGMDIGGTLTKLVYFEPKDITPDEQDREAGILRNIRRYLTKNSAYGKTGHRDTHLQMDNVEIRKRRGSLHFIRFQTTDMGNFLSLAKQKGMAELVTTVCATGGGAFKFEQDFRDQVNMKLAKFDELDTLIKGILFADLHNRTECYYYENARDILKSEKQQFNFSQPFPFILVNVGSGVSILAVYGPDNYKRISGTSLGGGTFLGLCCLLTGCTSFEEAIQLATKGDNRKVDKLVKDIYGGDYNRFGLPGDLVASSFGQMHLNDKRGSVSREDLANATLVTITNNIGSIARMCALNEKIDRVVFVGNFLRVNPISMKLLAYAMEFWSNGTMKGLFLEHEGYFGALGCLLQFNGELAAALNDGVEHSIHTESDSASEAAQTSSSADEPPEKAPTSKHSTR; from the exons ATGCCGGAGGCGCTACATTTTACATCGATCTTTGATCTCATCATCAAGAGCG CGATGCCATGGTTTGGCATGGACATCGGCGGCACCCTCACCAAGCTGGTCTACTTCGAGCCCAAGGACATAACGCCGGATGAGCAGGATCGCGAGGCTGGCATTTTGCGGAATATCCGACGCTACTTGACCAAAAACTCGGCGTACGGCAAAACCGGACATCGTGATACGCACCTACAG ATGGACAATGTCGAGATACGCAAAAGACGCGGTTCCTTGCATTTCATTCGCTTCCAGACCACGGACATGGGCAACTTTCTATCGCTGGCCAAGCAGAAGGGCATGGCCGAGCTGGTGACCACGGTTTGTGCCACCGGCGGTGGCGCCTTCAAGTTCGAGCAGGATTTTCGCGACCAAGTCAACATGAAGCTGGCCAAATTCGACGAGCTGGACACGCTCATCAAGGGCATTCTCTTCGCCGATCTGCACAATCGCACGGAGTGCTACTACTACGAAAACGCACGCGACATTCT AAAAAGCGAGAAGCAGCAGTTCAATTTCTCCCAACCGTTTCCGTTTATTCTGGTGAACGTCGGATCCGGAGTCTCTATCCTGGCGGTCTACGGTCCCGACAACTACAAGCGCATTTCGGGCACGAG CTTGGGCGGCGGTACATTCCTCGGCCTGTGTTGTCTACTCACCGGCTGTACATCCTTCGAAGAGGCCATCCAACTGGCCACCAAGGGTGACAATAGGAAGGTGGACAAGCTAGTTAAGGACATTTATGGCGGCGATTACAACCGCTTTGGTCTCCCCGGCGATTTGGTGGCGTCAAG CTTTGGCCAGATGCACCTCAACGACAAACGGGGTTCGGTATCACGTGAAGATCTGGCCAACGCCACGCTGGTCACCATAACGAATAATATCGGCTCCATAGCAAGGATGTGCGCGCTGAATGAGAAGATCGATAGG GTCGTCTTTGTGGGCAACTTTCTGCGAGTAAACCCCATTTCAATGAAGCTGCTGGCGTACGCAATGGAGTTCTGGTCCAATGGCACAATGAAGGGTCTCTTCCTGGAGCACGAGGGATACTTTGGGGCTCTGGGTTGCCTGCTGCAGTTCAACGGCGAGCTGGCAGCCGCCCTTAACGACGGAGTGGAGCATTCAATCCACACTGAATCCGATTCAGCTAGCGAAGCAGCACAGACGTCTTCTTCGGCGGACGAGCCGCCAGAAAAGGCGCCCACAAGCAAACACTCCACTAGATAG
- the LOC6738844 gene encoding pantothenate kinase 3 isoform X4: MPWFGMDIGGTLTKLVYFEPKDITPDEQDREAGILRNIRRYLTKNSAYGKTGHRDTHLQMDNVEIRKRRGSLHFIRFQTTDMGNFLSLAKQKGMAELVTTVCATGGGAFKFEQDFRDQVNMKLAKFDELDTLIKGILFADLHNRTECYYYENARDILKSEKQQFNFSQPFPFILVNVGSGVSILAVYGPDNYKRISGTSLGGGTFLGLCCLLTGCTSFEEAIQLATKGDNRKVDKLVKDIYGGDYNRFGLPGDLVASSFGQMHLNDKRGSVSREDLANATLVTITNNIGSIARMCALNEKIDRVVFVGNFLRVNPISMKLLAYAMEFWSNGTMKGLFLEHEGYFGALGCLLQFNGELAAALNDGVEHSIHTESDSASEAAQTSSSADEPPEKAPTSKHSTR, from the exons ATGCCATGGTTTGGCATGGACATCGGCGGCACCCTCACCAAGCTGGTCTACTTCGAGCCCAAGGACATAACGCCGGATGAGCAGGATCGCGAGGCTGGCATTTTGCGGAATATCCGACGCTACTTGACCAAAAACTCGGCGTACGGCAAAACCGGACATCGTGATACGCACCTACAG ATGGACAATGTCGAGATACGCAAAAGACGCGGTTCCTTGCATTTCATTCGCTTCCAGACCACGGACATGGGCAACTTTCTATCGCTGGCCAAGCAGAAGGGCATGGCCGAGCTGGTGACCACGGTTTGTGCCACCGGCGGTGGCGCCTTCAAGTTCGAGCAGGATTTTCGCGACCAAGTCAACATGAAGCTGGCCAAATTCGACGAGCTGGACACGCTCATCAAGGGCATTCTCTTCGCCGATCTGCACAATCGCACGGAGTGCTACTACTACGAAAACGCACGCGACATTCT AAAAAGCGAGAAGCAGCAGTTCAATTTCTCCCAACCGTTTCCGTTTATTCTGGTGAACGTCGGATCCGGAGTCTCTATCCTGGCGGTCTACGGTCCCGACAACTACAAGCGCATTTCGGGCACGAG CTTGGGCGGCGGTACATTCCTCGGCCTGTGTTGTCTACTCACCGGCTGTACATCCTTCGAAGAGGCCATCCAACTGGCCACCAAGGGTGACAATAGGAAGGTGGACAAGCTAGTTAAGGACATTTATGGCGGCGATTACAACCGCTTTGGTCTCCCCGGCGATTTGGTGGCGTCAAG CTTTGGCCAGATGCACCTCAACGACAAACGGGGTTCGGTATCACGTGAAGATCTGGCCAACGCCACGCTGGTCACCATAACGAATAATATCGGCTCCATAGCAAGGATGTGCGCGCTGAATGAGAAGATCGATAGG GTCGTCTTTGTGGGCAACTTTCTGCGAGTAAACCCCATTTCAATGAAGCTGCTGGCGTACGCAATGGAGTTCTGGTCCAATGGCACAATGAAGGGTCTCTTCCTGGAGCACGAGGGATACTTTGGGGCTCTGGGTTGCCTGCTGCAGTTCAACGGCGAGCTGGCAGCCGCCCTTAACGACGGAGTGGAGCATTCAATCCACACTGAATCCGATTCAGCTAGCGAAGCAGCACAGACGTCTTCTTCGGCGGACGAGCCGCCAGAAAAGGCGCCCACAAGCAAACACTCCACTAGATAG
- the LOC6738845 gene encoding F-box/WD repeat-containing protein 4 codes for MMDGSRMSLKDLTIDCLLRIFDYCSEGDLLSLCRADQALEYIIEAYYFYPLAYDLLLCGHRNNPRIEKRNRRRLTNYERIEVSRNWVSGTYFERPYFHHAQMFPTKLCLEADFLYITHACYLRKYRRASCDALHRRFDEEIYTSAQTDISDFVKKNETIFAGRVCGSCFHYDTDSMVMTEQRMHPANEYLYCVDFVKDLYATSTDHCCRLWQRAEEFGMTHFDQVMNLPHAFRSLELSSDGQWLYGGLYTDDGRQALRAVHVESGEELVFSSKTMSIYDLKLKDDQVIFTANFDSTFRMFDRRVDRDVAIWDDPFDSSFYSLEYDGLHAVLAGTNRHARVNLYDIRMKKYVQLYFPGRTRNHNGLSPVYSLACDSQYMFVATDHNLRVFDFKASCGLRRDYSNIVYKRSDN; via the exons ATGATGGATGGATCCCGCATGAGCTTGAAGGATCTGACCATCGACTGCCTGCTCCGCATATTCGACTATTGCTCGGAGGGGGACCTACTGTCCCTGTGCCGGGCGGACCAGGCTCTGGAGTATATTATTGAAGCCTACTACTTCTACCCACTGGCCTACGATTTGCTGCTCTGTGGCCACCGGAATAATCCAAGGATCGAAAAGAG AAACCGAAGACGCCTGACAAACTATGAACGCATCGAAGTGTCAAGGAACTGGGTTAGTGGCACCTATTTCGAACGACCCTACTTCCACCATGCCCAGATGTTCCCCACCAAACTGTGCCTGGAGGCCGACTTTCTGTACATCACACATGCCTGCTATCTGCGCAAGTACCGACGGGCCAGCTGTGATGCACTGCATCGTCGCTTCGACGAGGAGATCTATACGTCCGCACAGACCGACATCTCCGATTTCGTCAAAAAGAATGAAACCATATTCGCGGGACGGGTTTGTGGATCGTGCTTCCACTACGATACCGATAGCATGGTGATGACGGAGCAGAGGATGCATCCGGCCAACGAGTACTTGTACTGCGTAGACTTTGTCAAGGATCTGTACGCAACCAGCACAGATCACTGCTGCAGACTGTGGCAGCGTGCGGAGGAGTTTGGAATGACGCATTTTGATCAGGTGATGAATCTGCCGCACGCCTTTAGGTCTCTGGAACTGAGTTCGGATGGCCAGTGGCTGTATGGGGGACTCTACACTGACGACGGTCGCCAGGCCCTGAGGGCAGTCCATGTTGAAAG TGGCGAGGAATTGGTGTTCAGTTCCAAAACAATGTCAATTTACGACCTGAAATTGAAAGATGACCAGGTCATTTTCACTGCCAACTTCGACAGCACGTTTCGGATGTTTGACCGACGCGTGGATCGCGATGTAGCCATTTGGGATGATCCGTTCGACTCCTCCTTCTACTCCTTGGAGTACGATGGTCTGCATGCGGTGCTGGCCGGCACCAACAGACATGCACGGGTCAACCTTTACGATATAAGAATGAAGAAATACGTACAATTGTACTTTCCGGGAAGGACGCGGAATCATAATGGCTTGTCGCCAGTGTACAGCCTAGCCTGTGATAGCCAATATATGTTCGTGGCCACCGATCACAATCTCCGCGTCTTTGACTTTAAAGCAAGCTGTGGACTTCGGAGAGACTACAGCAATATTGTGTACAAACGTAGTGATAATTAA